A window of Mangifera indica cultivar Alphonso chromosome 11, CATAS_Mindica_2.1, whole genome shotgun sequence contains these coding sequences:
- the LOC123229368 gene encoding prolyl endopeptidase-like, with translation MYSYSRHTWRFCNFIPRFDRWQMLETHAPLYLPLEHSKQRPNFKFFSSSRAIMGSLSAIGERLQYPTVRRDESVVDDYHGVKIADPYRWLEDPDAEEVKDFVQKHVKLTDSVLEKCELRGKFHEKMSKLLDHPRYDAPAKRANKYFYFHNSGLQEQNVLYVQDSLDGEPKVLLDPNTLSEDGTIALSQIGISEDAKYLAYSLSSSGSDWTTIKVMRIEDQKEEPDTLSWVKFSGISWTHDSKGFFYSRYPAPKEGEVDAGTETDANLYHELYYHFLGTEQSEDILCWRDSENPKYTFSGSVTEDGKFLLLYISESCDPVNKLYYCDFSTLPEGLEGYKKKSGLLPFVKLIDGFDAEYTAIANDESVFTFLTNKDAPKYKLVRVDLKEPSTWSDVVPEAEKDVLASACAANGNQMILSYMSDVKHVLQIRDLKTGSFLHPLPIDIGSVYDVSARREDNIIFIHFSGFLTPSIIYQCDLAEESPKMKIFREIIVHGFDRTDFQVDQVFYPSKDGTKIPMFIVSRKNITLDGSHPCLLYGYGGFNISLTPSFSISRTVLTRHLGVVFCLANIRGGGEYGEEWHKAAQLSKKQNCFDDFISAAEYLISAGYTQPKKLCIEGGSNGGLLIGACINQRPDLFGCALPLVGVMDMLRFHKFTIGHAWTSEYGCSEKEEEFQWLIKYSPLHNVRRPWELHPDRPCQYPPTMLLTADHDDRVVPLHTLKYLATLQYVLCTSLENSPQTNPIIGRIECKAGHGAGRPTQKIIDEAADRYGFMAKMLDASWTE, from the exons ATGTACTCATACTCTCGCCACACGTGGCGTTTTTGTAATTTCATACCACGATTTGACCGCTGGCAAATGCTCGAAACACACGCCCCTCTATATTTGCCCCTCGAACATAGCAAGCAAAgacctaattttaaatttttctcgTCAAGTCGTGCAATTATGGGCTCGCTTTCCGCCATTGGCGAACGCTTGCAGTATCCGACCGTTCGTAGAGACGAGTCTGTGGTCGATGATTACCATGGCGTTAAGATTGCCGATCCTTATCGATG GCTTGAAGATCCAGATGCCGAAGAAGTGAAAGATTTTGTGCAAAAGCATGTGAAATTGACAGACTCGGTGCTTGAGAAATGTGAATTAAGGGGAAAGTTTCATGAGAAGATGTCGAAGTTACTTGATCATCCACGCTATGATGCACCGGCTAAGCGAGCGAATAAGTATTTTTATTTCCATAATAGTGGACTTCAAGAGCAAAATGTTCTTTATGTTCAGGATAGTTTAGATGGAGAACCGAAGGTTTTGCTTGATCCAAATACGCTTAGTGAGGATGGAACCATTGCATTGTCCCAGATTGGGATTAGCGAGGATGCTAAATATTTGGCATACTCGCTTAGTTCGAGTGGAAGTGATTGGACCACTATCAAAGTAATGAGAATTGAGGATCAAAAAGAAGAGCCTGATACTTTGTCTTGG GTTAAATTTTCGGGTATAAGCTGGACTCATGATAGTAAAGGGTTTTTCTACTCCCGCTACCCAGCTCCAAA AGAGGGAGAAGTAGATGCTGGGACCGAGACTGATGCTAACCTCTACCATGAGCTTTACTATCATTTCTTGGGTACTGAACAGTCCGAAGATATCTTATGCTGGAGAGATTCAGAAAACCCCAAGTATACATTTTCAGGCAGTGTTACAGAAGATGGGAAG TTTCTTCTCCTGTATATAAGTGAGAGTTGTGACCCAGTCAACAAGCTATATTACTGTGACTTCTCTACTCTGCCAGAAGGCCTTGAGGGTTACAAGAAAAAATCTGGCCTTCTTCCATTTGTTAAGCTTATTGATGGATTTGATGCAGAGTATACGGCAATTGCAAATGATGAAAGTGTCTTTACTTTTCTCACAAATAAAGATGCTCCAAAATACAAATTAGTTAGAGTAGATCTCAAGGAACCAAGTACTTGGTCTGATGTTGTCCCAGAAGCTGAGAAAGATGTGCTTGCATCAGCTTGTGCTGCTAATGGAAATCAAATGATTCTTAGTTACATGAGTGATGTGAAACATGTTCTGCAGATAAGGGACTTGAAAACTGGTTCCTTCCTGCATCCATTACCAATTGATATCGGCTCCGTTTATGATGTATCTGCTCGTCGTGAAgacaatataattttcattcattttagtGGCTTCCTCACACCTAGCATCATATATCAATGTGACTTGGCTGAAGAGTCTCCAAAAATGAAGATATTTCGTGAAATTATCGTTCATGGATTTGATCGCACTGACTTCCAAGTTGATCAG GTTTTCTATCCAAGCAAGGATGGTACAAAGATACCAATGTTCATTGTATccagaaaaaatattactttagaTGGATCACACCCCTGTTTGTTATATGGATATGGTGGATTTAACATTAGTCTCACACCCTCATTTAGTATCAGTCGTACTGTGCTCACAAGACATCTTGGTGTTGTATTCTGCCTTGCCAACATTCGTGGTGGTGGAGAATATGGGGAAGAATGGCACAAAGCTGCCCAgctttcaaaaaaacagaattgctTTGATGACTTCATTTCTGCTGCTGAGTACCTCATATCTGCTGGCTACACGCAACCCAAAAAGTTGTGTATTGAAGGGGGCAGCAATGGGGGGCTTCTTATTGGTGCTTGTATAAATCAG AGACCTGATCTTTTTGGTTGTGCTCTGCCCCTTGTTGGGGTGATGGACATGCTGCGGTTTCACAAATTTACCATAG GTCATGCATGGACTTCTGAATATGGTTGTTCAGAAAAGGAGGAAGAATTCCAATGGCTAATCAA GTATTCGCCATTGCATAATGTCAGAAGACCATGGGAACTGCATCCTGATCGACCTTGCCAGTATCCGCCTACCATGCTCTTGACTGCTGATCATGATGACCGCGTAGTGCCTTTGCACACATTGAAATATTTGGCG ACTCTGCAATATGTTCTGTGCACAAGCTTGGAGAATAGCCCTCAGACCAACCCGATTATTGGTCGCATTGAGTGTAAAGCTGGACATGGAGCAGGACGTCCAACACAGAAAATT ATTGATGAAGCAGCAGATCGCTATGGCTTCATGGCAAAGATGTTAGATGCTTCTTGGACTGAGTAG
- the LOC123229369 gene encoding tRNA pseudouridine synthase Pus10: MSNAQKVTDGQEASPVISIDAERHLSGENEEIKLLNDAAQSLPADAVTDLLSNEVCMRCIFRLFGILLPAYSSNSLRTVLCNILGVLAESEKSTVHVEPKFCRICLGILQFTHCDIKAMFVKMENAKDLAVTISDLVKKEGYQIDSFSLEVSIPPVILENENRVWLYMKKKYGSELWFQERSLSEHISVKDALKFALSDPLQTFLDVKCCQSSFRIRLTYIHAKASKTVQSSVEKNEGCKRRKTGTKNGFDYVKHESVVDGVESSVCTTIEANAASERSSNGLQDNESFNMCDFLPEMVKEPCCLECLCSRTPIFFGGRYLKYSRNVSQTRWIIDEERMGEASIEEIIGGSILPMCQGDNYKFHAAGREDIDVRMLGSGRPFLVEVQNARQVPSELLVKEIEEKINNMENKLVKVKNLKVVGSQGWDLMHEGEAEKQKQYAALVWISHPLQDEDLQTVSSLKEMQILQRTPIRVLHRRSPLEREKIIHWMKIEKIAGSSQYFLLHLCTQAGTYIKEFVHGDLGRTTPSIGSILGCRAEILQLDVTEVKMDCFLPE; encoded by the exons ATGTCGAACGCGCAAAAAGTTACCGACGGCCAGGAGGCATCACCAGTTATCTCCATCGACGCGGAGCGCCACCTCTCTGgcgaaaatgaagaaattaagcTTCTCAACGACGCCGCTCAGTCCTTACCGGCTGACGCCGTAACGGACTTGCTGTCCAATGAG GTGTGTATGAGATGTATTTTTCGGCTATTTGGAATACTCTTGCCTGCTTATTCATCAAATTCACTACGAACAGTCTTGTGTAATATTCTTGGAGTATTAGCTGAATCAGAAAAATCTACCGTGCACGTTGAGCCAAAATTCTGCCGAATTTGTTTAGGCATCCTGCAGTTCACTCATTGCGATATCAAAGCAATGTTTGTGAAAATGGAGAATGCTAAAGATTTGGCTGTAACAATTTCTGACTTAGTAAAGAAGGAAGGTTATCAGATTGATAGCTTTTCTCTTGAGGTGTCCATACCTCCGGTTATTTTGGAGAATGAGAACAGGGTCTG gTTATATATGAAGAAGAAGTATGGATCTGAACTTTGGTTCCAAGAAAGGTCATTATCTGAGCACATTTCTGTAAAGGATGCCTTAAAATTTGCTTTATCAGATCCTCTTCAAACATTTTTG GATGTTAAATGCTGTCAAAGCTCTTTCCGAATCCGTTTGACGTACATTCATGCAAAAGCATCAAAAACGGTTCAGAGTTCTGTTGAGAAAAATGAGGGCTGCAAAAGAAGGAAAACAG GTACTAAGAATGGCTTTGACTATGTCAAACATGAGTCAGTGGTTGATGGTGTCGAAAGTTCTGTTTGTACTACTATTGAAGCAAATGCAGCCTCTGAAAGATCTTCTAATGGCTTGCAAGATAATGAATCTTTTAACATGTGTGATTTCCTGCCAGAAATG GTCAAGGAACCTTGCTGCTTGGAGTGTCTTTGCAGCAGGACTCCTATCTTCTTTGGTGGAAGATACCTAAAG TACTCAAGAAATGTGAGTCAAACACGCTGGATCATTGATGAGGAAAGAATGGGAGAAGCATCTATTGAG GAGATAATAGGTGGTAGCATTCTTCCAATGTGTCAGGGTGACAATTACAAGTTTCATGCAGCTGGTAGAGAAGATATAGAT GTTCGAATGTTAGGATCAGGTAGGCCTTTCCTGGTTGAGGTACAAAATGCACGCCAAGTCCCATCTGAGTTGTTAGTGAAAGAAATAGAAGAGAAGATAAATAACATGGAAAATAAATTA GTGAAGGTAAAAAATCTTAAAGTGGTAGGCAGTCAGGGTTGGGACCTGATGCATGAAGGTGAAGCAGAAAAGCAg AAGCAATATGCTGCATTAGTTTGGATATCCCACCCTCTTCAGGATGAAGACTTGCAGACTGTATCTTCTCTCAAGGAGATG CAAATTTTGCAGAGGACCCCAATAAGAGTGCTACACCGTCGCAGTCCATTAGAACGCGAAAAGATTATACATTG GATGAAAATTGAGAAGATTGCTGGAAGTTCTCAGTATTTTCTTTTGCATCTTTGTACCCag GCTGGAACATATATTAAGGAATTTGTTCATGGAGATCTTGGGCGCACCACTCCGAG CATTGGATCAATTTTGGGATGCAGAGCAGAGATTCTGCAACTTGATGTTACAGAAGTGAAAATGGATTGTTTCCTGCCTGAATGA
- the LOC123228653 gene encoding enoyl-CoA hydratase 2, peroxisomal, whose protein sequence is MANSSEFDPQLFVSHKFPQTTHTYTERDAVIYALGVGACGKDAVDADELKYVYHENGQQFIQVLPTFSALFSIRMSSTGGLDLPGLEYDPRLLLHGQQYIEIYKPLPSSASVRTEPCIAGLHDKGKAAIVEIETKCFHSESGELLFMNRMTAFLRGAGGFSKSSQPFSYSNYPTNQASAVKIPKSQPFAVFEDYAQPSQALLYRLSGDYNPLHSDPEIAKVAGFSQPILHGLCALGFAVRAIIKCICRGDPNMVKSISGRFLLHVYPGETLITEMWLEDSRVIYQVKVKERNRSVLSGYVDLHQIASSI, encoded by the exons ATGGCGAATAGTTCAGAGTTCGATCCACAACTCTTCGTTTCTCATAAATTTCCCCAG ACTACTCACACTTACACTGAAAG AGATGCAGTGATCTATGCCTTGGGTGTTGGTGCCTGTGGAAAGGATGCTGTGGATGCTGATGAGCTCAAATATGTTTACCATGAGAACGGACAGCAGTTCATCCAA GTCTTGCCAACATTTTCTGCACTGTTTTCAATTAGAATGAGCTCCACAGGTGGTCTGGATCTTCCTGGATTGGA ATATGATCCACGTCTTCTGCTGCACGGACAACAATACATAGAAATATACAAGCCATTGCCTTCTAGTGCTTCT GTACGTACTGAACCTTGTATTGCAGGATTGCATGATAAGG gtaaAGCCGCTATTGTTGAGATTGAAACCAAATGTTTTCATTCAGAATCTGGTGAACTATTATTCATGAATCG GATGACAGCCTTTTTGCGGGGTGCTGGTGGCTTCTCAAAATCTTCTCAACCTTTTTCCTACTCAAACTATCCGACCAACCAGGCTTCAGCTGTGAAAATCCCAAAAAGTCAACCTTTTGCAGTATTTGAGGATTATGCCCAACCGTCTCAG GCACTGCTATATAGACTATCTGGTGATTATAATCCTCTGCATTCAGATCCTGAAATTGCAAAAGTTGCAGG ATTCTCTCAGCCGATATTGCATGGGCTGTGCGCACTCGGCTTTGCAGTTAGAGCAATCATCAAATGTATTTGTAGAGGGGATCCGAACATGGTGAAAAGTATATCAGGCCGATTCCTTTTGCATGTTTACCCTGGTGAAACTTTGATTACAGAGATGTGGCTTGAGGACTCAAG GGTCATTTATCAAGTAAAGGTCAAAGAACGTAATCGAAGTGTGCTTTCTGGCTATGTGGATCTCCACCAAATAGCTTcatcaatataa
- the LOC123229982 gene encoding T-complex protein 1 subunit beta, whose translation MALERIFKDEASEEKGQRARMASFVGAMAIADLVKTTLGPKGMDKILQSTGRGREVTVTNDGATILKSLHIDNPAAKVLVDISKVQDDEVGDGTTSVAVLAGELLREAEKLVAAKIHPMTIIAGFRMAAECARNALLEKVMDNKEDAEKFKSDLMKIAMTTLSSKILSQDKEHFAQLAVDAVMRLKGSTNLEAIQIIKKPGGSLKDSFLDEGFILDKKIGIGQPKRIENAKILVANTAMDTDKVKIYGARVRVDSMARAAEIEGAEKQKMREKVQKIIGHGINCFVNRQLIYNFPEELFADAGILAIEHADFDGIERLALVTGGEIASTFDNPESVKLGHCKLIEEIMIGEDKLIHFSGVEMGQACTIVLRGASHHVLDEAERSLHDALCVLSQTVNDSRVLLGGGWPEMVMAKEVDELARKTPGKKSHAIDAFSRALIAIPTIIADNAGLDSAELIAQLRAEHQKEGCAAGIDVISGSVGDMAALGISEAFKVKQAVLLSATEAAEMILRVDEIITCAPRKREDRM comes from the exons ATGGCG CTCGAGAGGATTTTTAAAGATGAAGCCAGTGAAGAGAAAGGACAGCGTGCTAGAATG GCATCATTTGTTGGTGCTATGGCTATTGCTGACTTGGTGAAGACAACCTTAGGACCGAAAGGAATG GATAAAATTCTACAATCAACAGGCAGAGGGCGTGAAGTCACTGTTACAAATGATGGGGCCACTATTCTTAAGTCTTTGCATATTGACAACCCAGCTGCTAAAGTCCTTGTTG ACATTTCGAAAGTCCAAGATGATGAAGTTGGTGATGGTACAACTTCCGTTGCCGTTTTGGCTGGGGAGCTTTTGAGGGAGGCTGAAAAGCTGGTGGCTGCTAAGATTCACCCAATGACTATTATAGCAG GCTTCCGAATGGCAGCTGAATGTGCTCGTAACGCTTTGTTGGAGAAGGTCATGGATAATAAAGAGGATGCAG AAAAATTCAAGTCAGACTTGATGAAGATTGCAATGACTACTTTGAGTTCCAAAATTCTCTCACAGGACAAGGAACATTTTGCACAACTGGCTGTTGATGCTGTTATGAGGCTCAAG GGCAGTACTAACTTAGAGGCCATCCAAATTATCAAGAAGCCAGGCGGTTCACTAAAGGATTCCTTTCTAGATGAAGG ATTCATTCTTGACAAGAAAATAGGCATTGGACAACCAAAACGCATAGAGAATGCAAAGATATTGGTGGCAAATACTGCAATGGATACAGATAAAGTGAAGATATATGGGGCACGTGTTCGTGTTGATTCAATGGCTAGGGCAGCAGAAATAGAAGGAGCTGAGAAACAAAAGATGAGAGAAAAGGTGCAGAAGATAATAGGTCATGGAATAAACTGCTTTGTGAATAGGCAGTTGATTTACAATTTCCCAGAGGAACTATTTGCAGACGCTGGTATACTTGCAATTGAGCATGCCGATTTTGATGGTATAGAGCGTTTGGCTCTAGTAACTGGTGGTGAAATTGCATCAACTTTTGACAATCCCGAGTCTGTTAAGCTTGGGCACTGCAAGCTCATCGAGGAAATCATGATCGGTGAGGACAAGTTGATCCACTTTTCTGGTGTTGAAATGGGTCAGGCTTGTACCATAGTATTGAGAGGTGCAAG CCATCATGTGCTCGATGAGGCTGAGAGATCTCTGCACGATGCTTTATGTGTGCTATCACAGACAGTCAATGACAGCAGGGTTTTGCTTGGGGGTGGATGGCCTGAGATGGTTATGGCAAAGGAAGTGGATGAGCTTGCAAGGAAGACTCCTGGGAAGAAGTCTCATGCCATCGATGCTTTTTCTCGGGCACTTATTGCTATTCCAACAATCATTGCTGACAATGCTGGTCTTGATAGTGCTGAGTTGATAGCTCAGCTCCGTGCAGAGCACCAGAAGGAGGGATGCGCTGCAGGGATAGATGTCATATCTGGATCT GTAGGAGATATGGCTGCCTTGGGGATCTCCGAAGCGTTCAAAGTCAAGCAGGCTGTACTGCTATCAGCAACTGAGGCCGCTGAGATGATTCTTAGAGTTGATGAAATCATCACTTGTGCCCCAAGGAAGAGAGAAGATAGAATGTGA
- the LOC123228550 gene encoding L-ascorbate oxidase homolog, producing MPLNLAVKSSVRALLCVTVSLFAIVKADDPYRFFDWNVTYGDIYPLGVRQQGILINGQFPGPDVHSVTNDNLIINVFNSLDEPFLISWSGIQQRRNSFVDGVNGTTCPIPPGKNFTYILQVKDQIGSFYYFPSLAFHKAAGGFGGIRILSRPRIPVPFPDPAGDYTVLIGDWYKKNHTDLKGILDRGKKLPFPDGILINGRGPKGYYLTVEQGKTYRLRISNVGLQNSLNFRIQNHKMKLVEVEGTHTLQTTYSSLDVHVGQSYSVLFTADQPGQDYYIVVSSRFTSQVLTTTGVLHYSNSAGPVSGPPPGGPTIQIDWSLNQARSIRTNLTASGPRPNPQGSYHYGLINTTKTIRIASSAGQVNGKQRYAINSVSYVSPDTPLKLADYFKIDGVFRVGSVSENPTGGGIYLDTAVMQVDYRAFIEIVFQNYEDIIQSYHLDGYSFWVVGMDGGQWTSNSRNQYNLRDAVSRSTVQVYPKSWTAIYIAMDNVGMWNLRSEFWARQYLGQQFYLRVYTSSTSLRDEYPIPKNALLCGRAAGRHTRPL from the exons ATGCCGCTTAACTTGGCGGTGAAAAGTTCTGTTCGAGCCTTGTTGTGTGTCACCGTTTCTCTTTTCGCTATCGTCAAGGCTGACGATCCGTACAGGTTCTTCGACTGGAATGTCACGTACGGAGACATCTATCCTCTTGGTGTTCGTCAACAG GGTATACTCATAAACGGGCAATTCCCAGGCCCAGATGTTCACTCTGTTACAAATGACAATCTTATTATCAATGTCTTCAACAGCCTCGACGAGCCTTTTCTTATTTCCTG GAGTGGAATTCAGCAGAGGAGGAATTCTTTCGTAGATGGTGTAAATGGAACAACTTGTCCTATTCCTCCTGGGAAGAACTTCACATACATTCTTCAAGTGAAAGATCAAATTGGGAGCTTTTACTACTTCCCTTCACTTGCATTTCACAAGGCTGCTGGCGGGTTCGGAGGGATTCGGATCCTTAGCCGTCCCAGAATTCCAGTACCGTTCCCAGATCCTGCCGGCGATTATACTGTACTTATAGGAGATTGGTACAAGAAAAATCACACG GACTTGAAAGGCATTCTAGACCGTGGTAAAAAGCTTCCTTTCCCTGATGGAATTCTTATAAATGGACGTGGCCCGAAGGGTTACTACTTAACTGTTGAACAAG GGAAAACTTACAGGCTCAGAATATCAAATGTTGGCCTGCAAAATTCACTCAACTTCCGCATTCAAAACCATAAAATGAAGTTGGTAGAAGTTGAGGGAACTCACACACTGCAGACTACTTACTCCTCGCTTGATGTTCATGTGGGTCAATCATACTCAGTATTGTTTACAGCCGATCAGCCTGGACAGGACTATTATATTGTTGTTTCTAGTCGGTTCACTTCTCAAGTCCTCACCACCACTGGCGTTCTTCACTACAGTAACTCTGCTGGCCCTGTTTCAGGCCCTCCTCCAGGTGGACCAACCATCCAAATTGACTGGTCTCTCAACCAAGCCCGTTCTATAAG GACTAATCTGACAGCAAGTGGACCAAGGCCTAACCCACAAGGCTCATACCACTATGGTCTCATAAACACTACCAAAACTATCAGGATTGCAAGCTCTGCCGGACAAGTTAATGGCAAGCAGAGATACGCAATTAATAGTGTCTCCTACGTTTCACCAGACACTCCCCTGAAGCTTGCTGACTACTTCAAAATCGACGGAGTCTTCCGTGTTGGAAGCGTTTCTGAAAATCCTACTGGTGGAGGAATTTATCTAGACACAGCTGTTATGCAAGTTGACTATAGAGCTTTTATTGAAATTGTCTTCCAAAATTATGAGGACATTATCCAGAGCTATCACCTTGATGGCTACTCTTTCTGGGTTGTTGG TATGGATGGAGGGCAGTGGACATCGAATAGTAGAAACCAATACAATCTCCGAGATGCAGTTTCACGCAGCACTGTTCAG GTGTATCCCAAGTCATGGACTGCTATTTACATAGCTATGGATAATGTAGGAATGTGGAACTTGAGGTCAGAGTTCTGGGCTCGACAGTACCTTGGACAACAATTTTACTTGCGAGTTTACACATCATCAACTTCACTCAGAGATGAATACCCAATTCCAAAGAATGCACTTCTGTGTGGAAGAGCAGCCGGTCGACACACAAGGCCTCTCTAA